A genomic window from Bdellovibrio sp. SKB1291214 includes:
- a CDS encoding MarR family winged helix-turn-helix transcriptional regulator → MSEEMQLHLLFSKLTIDFETALEEFFQEYKLTTTRFVILNLLYNSPEGMTPTETAKAVGVTNATISAIISNLKQAGWIQPQQNVGDSRSYRIVLSETGLELMKKVLPVYNENISRLWSQFNSDERRNLGNLMTRMSQLVGVMGKNI, encoded by the coding sequence ATGTCTGAGGAAATGCAGTTACACTTATTGTTCAGTAAACTAACGATCGATTTTGAAACAGCACTGGAAGAGTTCTTTCAAGAGTACAAATTAACCACGACACGTTTTGTGATCTTGAACCTTCTATATAATAGTCCAGAAGGGATGACTCCAACCGAGACTGCCAAGGCAGTAGGGGTAACAAATGCGACAATCTCTGCGATTATTTCAAATTTAAAGCAAGCGGGCTGGATTCAACCCCAACAAAATGTGGGTGACAGTCGTTCCTACCGCATTGTTTTATCTGAAACAGGTCTGGAACTTATGAAAAAAGTCCTGCCAGTTTATAACGAAAACATCAGCCGCCTGTGGTCGCAGTTTAATAGTGATGAAAGACGAAATTTAGGCAATCTTATGACCCGAATGAGCCAATTGGTCGGGGTCATGGGTAAGAATATTTAG
- a CDS encoding DUF924 family protein: MEITAEHILKFWFDETEPRLWFAKEDEFDQLIRSRFFEIHHKAENCELFRWRATPQGRLAEIIILDQFSRNMFRNTPEAFKNDKLALSLAQAAVASGDDQKLPVQERAFLYMPYMHSESEVIHTEAVHLFSQPGLENNLEFELEHKGLIDRFGRYPYRNEILGRDSTREELEFLKMPGSSF, translated from the coding sequence ATGGAAATTACAGCTGAACACATTCTAAAATTTTGGTTTGATGAAACAGAACCCCGTCTGTGGTTCGCAAAAGAAGACGAATTCGATCAGTTGATCCGTTCCCGTTTTTTTGAAATACACCATAAGGCAGAAAACTGTGAGCTGTTCCGCTGGAGAGCGACTCCGCAAGGACGTTTGGCCGAAATCATTATCTTGGATCAGTTCTCACGCAATATGTTTAGAAATACTCCTGAGGCCTTTAAAAATGACAAACTAGCATTGTCTCTTGCGCAAGCTGCCGTGGCCTCCGGCGATGACCAAAAACTTCCCGTACAGGAGCGCGCGTTTTTGTATATGCCTTATATGCACAGTGAATCAGAAGTCATTCACACCGAAGCCGTCCATTTGTTTTCTCAACCGGGCCTAGAAAACAATCTGGAATTCGAGTTGGAACATAAAGGATTGATCGATCGCTTTGGACGATATCCCTACCGCAATGAAATCTTGGGCAGGGATTCGACTCGTGAAGAATTGGAATTCTTAAAAATGCCGGGCTCTAGCTTTTAA
- a CDS encoding methyl-accepting chemotaxis protein encodes MNVRVWTGRSYRYKTLSLLIAAIIPLWAIVLFYLMPLVRDNMYEDRKVMLRNTVDLASNTIEYYHKEFKENRMTEAEAKKHALEALARFRYAGKEYFWVNDLNAVVLMHPIKPELNGKDASGTTDPNGVHLFVEFAKTGKSEAGEGYVSYMWPKPGSPNPEPKISFVRQFKGWQWVVGTGVYVDDVEKLVSTVRTKVMIGFGIASVLAFAVFAVFSNKLMNFLSRTVIDTSDASKQVKEASNMLSSAGQNVAQGSVESAAKIEDTLGAVRSLSEVVEANQERANQAAGLAQSSEEGAATGADEIRRLMESINVMAKISQDITSAMDIIDDIAFQTNLLALNAAVEAARAGEQGRGFAVVADAVRSLSLKSAEAAKEVKTVVTNNVNQTKVSLDLAAKSDKVLATIVSSVKKVNVLNQEIAATTRDQTEGIQSIYKSMETLERQTQAFSAAAEETAATSEEMSAQANNLESMVNNIAVEVVGKKAA; translated from the coding sequence ATGAATGTACGTGTTTGGACGGGTCGCAGTTATAGATACAAGACATTGTCTTTATTGATTGCTGCCATCATTCCGCTTTGGGCTATCGTTCTATTTTATCTAATGCCACTTGTGCGTGACAATATGTATGAAGACCGTAAGGTCATGCTTCGTAATACCGTCGATTTAGCTTCGAACACAATTGAATACTATCACAAAGAATTCAAAGAAAATAGAATGACTGAGGCTGAAGCGAAAAAACACGCGCTGGAAGCCTTGGCGCGTTTCCGTTACGCAGGCAAAGAATACTTTTGGGTGAATGACTTAAATGCTGTGGTGCTCATGCATCCCATCAAGCCTGAACTCAATGGCAAAGACGCTAGCGGAACGACCGATCCCAACGGGGTTCACCTGTTCGTAGAGTTCGCTAAGACTGGTAAATCGGAAGCGGGGGAGGGGTACGTAAGTTATATGTGGCCTAAACCAGGCTCACCAAATCCTGAACCTAAAATAAGTTTCGTAAGACAGTTCAAAGGTTGGCAGTGGGTTGTTGGTACAGGTGTCTACGTCGACGACGTGGAAAAACTCGTTAGCACTGTTCGTACGAAAGTTATGATTGGGTTTGGAATTGCCTCGGTGTTAGCCTTCGCAGTCTTCGCGGTGTTCTCGAATAAACTAATGAACTTCCTTTCAAGAACTGTGATCGATACAAGTGATGCCAGTAAACAGGTCAAGGAAGCTTCGAATATGCTTTCGAGTGCCGGGCAAAATGTTGCCCAAGGTTCGGTGGAATCGGCGGCTAAGATTGAAGACACACTAGGGGCGGTACGGAGTTTAAGTGAAGTCGTTGAAGCGAATCAAGAACGCGCCAATCAAGCTGCAGGGCTCGCACAAAGTTCCGAAGAGGGCGCCGCAACGGGTGCTGATGAGATACGTCGACTGATGGAATCCATCAATGTGATGGCTAAGATTTCTCAGGATATCACCTCTGCCATGGATATTATTGATGACATCGCTTTTCAAACAAATCTCTTGGCATTAAATGCGGCCGTTGAAGCTGCCAGAGCGGGAGAACAGGGGCGAGGCTTCGCAGTCGTCGCCGATGCCGTTCGCAGTCTTTCTTTGAAATCAGCGGAAGCCGCCAAAGAAGTAAAAACGGTTGTCACAAATAATGTCAATCAAACGAAGGTTTCCCTGGACTTGGCAGCTAAGAGTGACAAGGTTTTGGCAACCATTGTTTCCTCCGTCAAAAAGGTGAATGTCCTGAATCAAGAAATTGCTGCAACAACTCGCGACCAGACGGAAGGTATTCAGTCGATTTACAAATCAATGGAAACTTTGGAACGCCAAACCCAAGCCTTTTCAGCTGCAGCTGAAGAAACAGCGGCAACCTCAGAAGAGATGTCAGCCCAGGCAAACAACCTCGAATCGATGGTAAATAATATTGCGGTCGAGGTCGTTGGTAAGAAAGCAGCTTAA
- a CDS encoding DUF1904 domain-containing protein, translated as MPHLRFRGLKEDQVASLSQTLVKDLAAAIETGEDNFSFELIGSHYFSKGQPGGAYPFVEVLWFKRSQEIQDKSALIITEQVKKLCPQDDVAVIFVPLEKNAYYENGSHF; from the coding sequence ATGCCTCATTTAAGATTCCGCGGATTGAAAGAAGACCAAGTTGCAAGCCTGAGCCAAACTTTGGTGAAAGATTTGGCCGCTGCGATTGAGACTGGAGAAGATAACTTTTCATTTGAACTTATTGGTTCGCATTATTTTTCAAAAGGTCAACCCGGCGGAGCATATCCGTTCGTGGAAGTTTTGTGGTTCAAACGCTCTCAAGAAATTCAGGATAAAAGTGCTTTGATCATTACAGAGCAGGTAAAAAAACTTTGTCCTCAAGATGACGTCGCCGTGATTTTTGTGCCGCTTGAGAAAAATGCTTACTACGAAAACGGATCTCATTTCTAA
- the mmsA gene encoding CoA-acylating methylmalonate-semialdehyde dehydrogenase produces the protein MSVKIPVQPIPVLNFISGKFKAGGGNKQQVYSPHNGALIGEIHFSTSADVNHAVQTAKAAQKSWAATPIKERSKILFQLRQILMRDLDEIAHLKSSESGKTFQEGKAGLLKGIEVLEFATALQNLDVGGKLEVSRGVFCEYRRQALGVVASITPFNFPAMVPFWTIPTALALGNAYIWKPSEKTPLTSLKIAEAIHEAGIPAGVFQILQGDSETSQSLIDHPDVSAIAFVGSTPVARKVYQRGANLGKRVLALGGAKNHIVLLPDAQPDIAGPGISDSFTGCAGQRCMAAAVLLAVGDVETHVQKIVERARSMELGKDMGAIITKSQVEFLHQQIEKAVQEGSKILLDGRKAKAPAGLEGGNWIGPTILDHVRADQDVAKLELFGPVLCIVRCKDISEAMSIENSSPMGNACSVFTSSGALAEKVISMASTGMVGVNVGVPVPREPFSFGGIRESKFGHGDITGTSSLDFWSNLKKVTVKWDQQQDNNWMS, from the coding sequence ATGAGCGTTAAGATTCCGGTTCAGCCGATTCCGGTTTTGAATTTCATTTCTGGGAAATTCAAAGCTGGTGGCGGCAATAAACAACAAGTTTACTCCCCTCACAACGGCGCTTTGATTGGCGAGATTCATTTCTCGACGTCAGCAGATGTGAATCACGCCGTTCAAACTGCGAAAGCCGCACAAAAATCTTGGGCTGCAACTCCCATCAAAGAACGCAGTAAGATTTTATTCCAGCTGCGACAAATCCTGATGCGTGATCTGGATGAAATTGCCCATCTGAAAAGCTCGGAATCTGGCAAAACATTTCAAGAAGGAAAAGCTGGGCTTTTGAAAGGAATCGAGGTGCTCGAATTCGCAACAGCTCTGCAAAATTTAGATGTCGGTGGAAAATTGGAAGTTTCCCGCGGCGTTTTCTGCGAATACCGTCGCCAAGCATTAGGGGTCGTTGCAAGCATCACACCCTTTAATTTTCCTGCGATGGTACCTTTCTGGACAATCCCCACAGCGCTTGCCTTAGGGAATGCATATATTTGGAAGCCGTCGGAGAAAACTCCGCTCACTTCACTTAAAATCGCTGAAGCCATTCATGAAGCAGGAATTCCAGCGGGGGTCTTCCAAATCTTGCAAGGCGATTCTGAAACATCACAGTCCTTGATTGATCATCCAGATGTCAGTGCGATCGCATTTGTGGGCTCAACTCCTGTGGCGCGTAAGGTTTATCAACGTGGAGCAAACCTCGGGAAACGTGTTCTGGCTTTGGGTGGCGCAAAAAATCATATTGTTCTTTTACCGGATGCCCAACCTGACATCGCAGGCCCCGGAATTTCTGATTCCTTCACGGGATGTGCGGGACAGCGCTGTATGGCTGCAGCGGTATTATTGGCGGTCGGTGACGTTGAGACTCACGTTCAAAAAATAGTTGAGCGGGCGCGCTCGATGGAACTTGGTAAAGATATGGGTGCCATCATCACGAAATCCCAAGTTGAATTCCTGCACCAGCAAATTGAGAAAGCTGTTCAGGAAGGTTCTAAAATTCTTTTGGACGGTCGAAAAGCAAAAGCCCCAGCCGGCCTTGAAGGTGGGAACTGGATTGGTCCCACTATTTTGGATCATGTTCGTGCCGATCAAGACGTAGCTAAACTTGAATTATTTGGTCCGGTATTATGCATCGTTCGCTGCAAGGATATATCTGAAGCCATGAGCATCGAAAACTCATCGCCAATGGGTAACGCCTGCTCCGTGTTTACCTCTTCTGGGGCCTTGGCTGAAAAAGTTATTTCAATGGCTTCAACAGGAATGGTTGGCGTCAATGTGGGCGTGCCTGTGCCTCGAGAACCGTTTTCTTTCGGCGGCATTCGCGAATCCAAATTCGGTCACGGAGATATCACTGGCACCTCGTCGTTAGATTTTTGGTCAAACTTAAAAAAGGTCACCGTCAAATGGGACCAACAACAAGACAACAATTGGATGTCATAA
- a CDS encoding GTP cyclohydrolase II: protein MMDFRRSPHVVLTSHSSHVFRESLPIHWGAKSPMERGPVIGSLTDTKKRNAIGTHSGSYTVYRALSISQGRYSTSHRPDLHNTESPVKFGPFPSWCDPDKIVSLDPWGFDVPQHFKEAYECGYDVRPTIAVTQARLQIPEIQEALERGRLKIDGKIITENRDIKVTKIAIEPVWYLPGIAKRLGVEEGDLRKILFQETGGMFPELVTRPDLKVMLPPIGSTTVYVFGDVKDLANSEIELTCRVHDECNGSDVFGSDICTCRPYLIYGIEDAARTAQRGGVGIIAYYRKEGRALGEVTKFLVYNARKRQIGGDSAATYFHRTECVAGVEDARFQELMPDILNFFGITKIHNLHSMSNMKYDAIVKSGITVVNRISIPDYLIPADAQVEMEAKKAAGYFNTGAQKSMNELAMVQGRGIDEQY from the coding sequence ATGATGGACTTTAGAAGATCACCGCACGTCGTACTTACTTCTCACTCAAGTCATGTCTTCAGGGAAAGCCTTCCAATTCATTGGGGCGCCAAAAGCCCGATGGAACGTGGGCCTGTCATCGGTTCTTTGACGGATACGAAAAAAAGAAATGCCATTGGCACACACAGTGGCAGCTACACAGTCTATCGTGCTTTATCCATCTCTCAAGGGCGATACTCCACATCTCACCGTCCTGATCTGCACAACACGGAAAGCCCGGTGAAATTCGGTCCATTTCCGTCGTGGTGTGACCCTGACAAAATCGTTTCATTGGACCCGTGGGGCTTTGATGTTCCCCAACATTTCAAAGAAGCTTATGAATGTGGGTACGACGTGAGACCCACAATTGCAGTGACTCAGGCGCGCTTGCAAATCCCGGAAATTCAAGAAGCCCTGGAAAGGGGCCGTCTAAAAATTGACGGAAAGATCATCACTGAAAATAGAGACATTAAGGTCACCAAGATCGCCATTGAACCGGTTTGGTATTTACCCGGAATTGCAAAACGCCTTGGCGTTGAAGAAGGCGACCTTCGTAAAATTCTGTTTCAAGAAACCGGTGGAATGTTCCCAGAGCTTGTCACTCGCCCCGACTTAAAGGTGATGTTACCCCCTATCGGCTCAACCACAGTTTACGTTTTTGGTGATGTCAAAGATCTGGCGAATTCCGAAATTGAACTCACCTGCCGAGTACATGATGAATGCAATGGCTCTGACGTGTTCGGCTCTGACATCTGCACATGCCGTCCCTATTTGATTTACGGTATTGAAGATGCCGCTAGAACTGCTCAGCGAGGTGGCGTTGGCATCATCGCCTACTATCGTAAAGAAGGCCGTGCCTTGGGCGAAGTAACAAAATTCTTGGTGTACAATGCACGGAAACGCCAAATCGGTGGCGATTCTGCCGCGACTTATTTCCATCGGACAGAATGTGTGGCTGGCGTTGAAGACGCCCGTTTCCAGGAACTGATGCCCGATATTTTAAATTTCTTTGGGATTACTAAAATCCACAATCTGCATTCCATGAGTAACATGAAATACGATGCCATTGTTAAAAGCGGTATCACTGTGGTGAATCGTATTTCGATTCCCGATTACTTGATCCCTGCAGATGCTCAGGTGGAAATGGAAGCCAAAAAGGCTGCCGGCTATTTCAATACCGGCGCACAAAAATCCATGAACGAACTTGCGATGGTCCAAGGCCGAGGTATTGATGAGCAATATTAG
- a CDS encoding URC4/urg3 family protein, whose amino-acid sequence MSNISYQLADVDFLLSPQAVRHCAEKILELTVQDQTHFRYHPEKLSGVVDFVLQVIRENYPELDIPFHSRWGHFRAGGVDRTVWLKKRIQHLDPLEQARIKLDLVIPSVLLDAGAGNIWSFKEESTGKIYQRSEGLGVASFYLFIIGYLSDDLDEPLQATDLGLQTLSREALCKIFQVNDRNPLVGVEGRLQLIQNLGRTVADKKDIFPLGRPGSMVDYLRARYGMKITGPQLLRAVLDGLGDIWPGRLQVDGVNLGDTWQYDKIPGGLACFHKLSQWMTYSLMEPLIEAGFELTDVDQLTGLAEYRNGGLLLDRGLISLKDPKMAEKVHTPDSEIIVEWRGLTVSLLDRIGQAVQRELRKNPSEFPLAKVLEGGTWWAGRKAAKFIRPDGSPPLKIQSDGTVF is encoded by the coding sequence ATGAGCAATATTAGCTATCAACTTGCTGACGTTGATTTTCTGCTTTCTCCGCAAGCGGTACGCCACTGCGCCGAAAAGATTTTAGAATTAACAGTTCAAGATCAAACTCACTTTCGCTATCACCCCGAAAAACTTTCGGGCGTGGTTGATTTCGTCTTGCAAGTCATCCGCGAAAATTATCCGGAACTAGACATCCCTTTTCACTCCCGCTGGGGACATTTTCGCGCCGGAGGAGTCGATCGCACTGTTTGGTTGAAAAAAAGAATCCAGCACTTGGATCCTTTGGAGCAAGCACGTATCAAGCTGGATCTTGTGATCCCGTCGGTATTACTTGACGCCGGAGCAGGAAATATTTGGTCCTTTAAAGAGGAAAGTACTGGAAAAATCTATCAACGCTCTGAAGGTTTAGGGGTCGCAAGCTTTTATCTTTTCATCATAGGTTACCTTTCAGATGACCTAGATGAACCACTTCAGGCTACAGACCTAGGGTTGCAGACCCTCAGCCGTGAAGCGTTATGCAAAATATTTCAAGTCAACGACCGCAATCCTTTAGTGGGTGTTGAAGGACGTTTGCAGTTGATCCAAAACCTAGGGCGCACCGTCGCCGATAAAAAAGACATTTTCCCTCTGGGAAGACCAGGGAGCATGGTCGATTACTTGCGTGCTCGCTATGGCATGAAGATCACAGGTCCTCAGCTATTAAGGGCGGTGCTGGATGGATTAGGCGATATCTGGCCAGGTCGTCTGCAAGTTGATGGAGTGAACTTAGGAGACACTTGGCAATATGACAAGATCCCCGGAGGGCTAGCTTGTTTTCATAAACTTTCCCAGTGGATGACGTATTCCCTGATGGAACCCCTGATCGAAGCGGGTTTTGAATTGACGGATGTGGATCAACTGACAGGCCTTGCCGAGTATCGCAATGGCGGATTGCTATTAGACCGCGGATTGATTTCTTTGAAAGATCCAAAGATGGCTGAAAAGGTGCATACACCCGATTCCGAAATCATCGTCGAATGGCGTGGACTGACTGTAAGCTTGTTAGATCGAATCGGTCAGGCCGTCCAGAGAGAACTTCGAAAAAATCCATCGGAGTTTCCGCTCGCCAAAGTGCTTGAGGGCGGAACATGGTGGGCCGGTCGTAAAGCCGCTAAATTTATTCGCCCCGATGGCTCCCCTCCTTTAAAAATTCAAAGTGACGGAACCGTTTTTTAA
- the upp gene encoding uracil phosphoribosyltransferase, whose amino-acid sequence MQQRTKIINHPLLRHKLGYLRDRNTYSHDFRELVKEVTKILVYEAMKDWSHMEKVSIDTPIATATAYRISNPPIVVSIMRAGNGMLDAALTMLPFASTGFIGIYRDKFINNTVEYYFKMPQDVLGKEVLLCDPLIATADTIIAAIDRLKNYGVGRIKVLSILASEHGLNKIHHFHPDVEVLTLDVETEMNEAGYLVPGLGDAGDRLFQTK is encoded by the coding sequence ATGCAGCAACGAACAAAAATTATAAATCATCCCCTTCTTAGACATAAATTAGGTTACCTTCGCGACCGCAATACCTACTCTCACGATTTCCGCGAACTGGTGAAAGAGGTCACAAAGATTCTGGTTTACGAAGCCATGAAGGATTGGTCTCATATGGAAAAAGTTTCCATCGACACCCCGATCGCAACGGCCACCGCGTATCGTATTAGCAATCCTCCCATCGTAGTATCTATCATGAGAGCTGGGAATGGGATGCTGGATGCCGCTTTAACGATGCTTCCTTTCGCCAGTACCGGTTTTATTGGCATTTACCGCGATAAATTCATTAACAACACGGTGGAATATTACTTTAAAATGCCTCAGGACGTTTTAGGCAAAGAGGTGCTCTTATGCGATCCCTTGATTGCGACAGCAGATACCATTATTGCTGCTATTGACCGCCTTAAAAATTATGGAGTCGGCCGTATAAAAGTTTTATCCATTTTGGCAAGCGAACACGGGCTTAATAAAATCCATCATTTTCACCCTGACGTAGAAGTGTTGACTCTGGATGTGGAAACAGAGATGAATGAGGCCGGCTATCTGGTTCCTGGGCTTGGCGATGCTGGGGACAGACTCTTTCAAACCAAGTAG
- the udk gene encoding uridine kinase yields the protein MNSQRPHIIGVAGGSGSGKTFFARELQSLLGKEHCSILYQDNYYHDQSARFDGDGGSVNFDHPESLDFSLLAEGLRILKEGKTLSVPLYDFKTHTRLPDTESKAPTRIVLVDGILILHSPEVRAELDEAIYFDTPEFIRFERRLQRDVQERGRTPEGVRKQFELQVRPMHNMFVEPSKEHAHRIIKDHEDYHRALAQVRLHLATKFNI from the coding sequence ATGAATTCACAACGACCTCACATCATCGGCGTGGCCGGCGGCAGTGGCTCGGGAAAAACTTTTTTTGCCCGTGAACTTCAAAGCCTTTTAGGCAAAGAACACTGCTCGATTCTGTATCAAGATAATTACTATCATGATCAGTCAGCCCGCTTTGATGGAGATGGCGGTTCCGTGAATTTTGATCACCCCGAAAGCCTAGATTTTTCCTTATTGGCTGAAGGACTGCGCATTTTAAAAGAGGGAAAAACCCTCTCTGTTCCCCTTTATGATTTCAAGACTCACACTCGTCTGCCCGATACAGAAAGCAAAGCCCCGACTCGAATCGTTTTGGTAGACGGGATTTTGATTCTGCATTCCCCCGAGGTTCGTGCAGAGTTGGACGAGGCCATTTACTTTGATACGCCTGAATTCATCCGCTTTGAGCGTCGCTTACAACGTGATGTGCAAGAACGCGGACGCACTCCAGAGGGCGTAAGAAAACAATTTGAACTGCAAGTCCGTCCCATGCACAATATGTTTGTGGAACCATCTAAAGAGCACGCTCACAGAATCATCAAAGATCACGAGGATTATCATCGCGCGCTCGCACAAGTCCGTCTGCACCTAGCAACTAAATTCAACATCTGA
- a CDS encoding APC family permease, whose translation MTNNNEMTRTLGFIPVLSLVVGTILGTGVFLKAAIMSQYLGNSTWVLIAYVVAGLLSLAGALTYAEIGILFPRAGGEYVYLKEAFGEMPAYLYGWQRFWISAPGTIAAYAAGTATFAAPIMNLEMMGGQKGFAIILIVFFSALNCMNMKFNGRLNSIMTFLKVVMLVFIIGGVLFFTKNGSSQNISAAGSAFPGFSAFGAALLAALWAYDGWNNMPMVAGEIKNPSRNIPWALGVGVFALLGLYGLIHYCYFYALPFNEILTANSKVNPTALPAAAKVSETFMGSSGILFLGIAMMFSAIGAMYSSILTNARVPYAMAKDGLFLTSLAKLHPKTEAPYVSILVQAVISVVLALSGSFDQLTDYVVFASWIFYALVTASVFKFRKTLPDAPRPYKTWGYPVVPVVFLVLAVLLLINTLWTSPQESMWGLVIIMIGAPVYYIQKKFFTTPVARQPATE comes from the coding sequence ATGACCAACAACAATGAGATGACAAGAACACTTGGCTTTATTCCGGTGTTATCTTTGGTTGTGGGGACTATCTTAGGCACCGGAGTTTTCTTAAAAGCGGCCATCATGTCGCAGTACTTGGGAAATTCGACTTGGGTGCTAATTGCTTATGTGGTGGCAGGTTTACTGTCCCTGGCTGGGGCACTGACTTATGCGGAAATTGGAATCCTGTTTCCCCGTGCTGGTGGAGAATACGTTTACCTAAAGGAAGCTTTTGGTGAAATGCCAGCTTACCTTTACGGCTGGCAGCGTTTTTGGATCAGTGCTCCTGGCACTATCGCAGCTTATGCTGCAGGAACCGCAACTTTTGCCGCTCCTATTATGAACCTGGAAATGATGGGTGGACAAAAAGGTTTTGCGATCATCTTGATCGTGTTCTTTTCAGCTCTTAATTGTATGAACATGAAATTCAATGGTCGTTTGAATTCCATCATGACTTTTTTAAAAGTCGTGATGTTAGTGTTCATCATCGGTGGAGTTTTATTCTTTACTAAAAACGGCTCCAGCCAAAATATCTCAGCTGCTGGTTCCGCATTCCCTGGGTTTAGTGCATTTGGTGCAGCACTGCTTGCCGCCTTGTGGGCTTACGATGGCTGGAATAACATGCCAATGGTGGCAGGCGAGATCAAAAATCCCTCCCGCAATATTCCCTGGGCTTTAGGTGTTGGTGTTTTCGCACTGTTGGGATTATACGGGCTCATCCACTACTGTTACTTTTATGCCTTGCCATTTAATGAAATCCTGACTGCGAACTCCAAAGTGAATCCGACAGCTTTGCCGGCTGCCGCGAAAGTTTCGGAAACTTTCATGGGTTCTTCAGGTATTTTGTTTTTAGGTATTGCAATGATGTTTTCAGCGATCGGCGCAATGTACAGTTCGATTCTTACGAATGCGCGTGTGCCCTATGCGATGGCTAAAGACGGTTTATTTTTAACTTCTTTGGCTAAGCTTCATCCTAAAACTGAAGCACCGTATGTATCGATTTTGGTTCAAGCTGTTATTTCGGTCGTCTTGGCTCTTTCAGGTTCCTTCGATCAGTTGACAGATTACGTGGTGTTTGCATCTTGGATTTTCTATGCCTTGGTCACCGCATCCGTTTTCAAATTCAGAAAAACTTTGCCAGATGCACCCCGTCCTTACAAAACTTGGGGCTACCCAGTCGTACCCGTGGTCTTTTTGGTGTTGGCTGTCTTGTTACTGATTAACACTCTTTGGACAAGCCCCCAAGAAAGCATGTGGGGGCTGGTCATCATTATGATCGGCGCTCCAGTGTACTATATCCAAAAGAAATTCTTCACAACCCCGGTGGCTCGCCAACCAGCCACTGAGTAA
- a CDS encoding group II truncated hemoglobin produces MSQEKMMYELIGGEPVVRKICQRFYEVMDTMPEVKSLRDMHPENLRGSEEKLFMFLSGWLGGPNLFQERFGHPRLRMRHFPFKIGKSERDQWMLCMVQAFEDVGVQEPMRSDLLHSLLNLSDHMRNQPEE; encoded by the coding sequence ATGTCTCAAGAAAAAATGATGTATGAATTGATTGGTGGGGAGCCGGTGGTTAGAAAAATCTGCCAGCGCTTTTACGAAGTCATGGATACAATGCCCGAAGTAAAATCACTCCGCGATATGCATCCTGAAAATTTACGTGGTTCTGAAGAAAAACTTTTTATGTTTTTGTCTGGCTGGTTGGGCGGTCCTAATCTTTTCCAAGAACGTTTTGGTCATCCACGTCTCCGCATGCGCCACTTCCCCTTTAAAATCGGAAAATCAGAACGTGATCAATGGATGCTCTGCATGGTTCAAGCCTTCGAAGACGTAGGCGTCCAAGAACCCATGAGAAGCGACCTATTGCATTCACTTCTGAATCTCTCAGACCACATGAGAAACCAACCCGAAGAATAA
- a CDS encoding zinc ribbon domain-containing protein YjdM, with the protein MSIESKCPQCGSENIYEDGNLWVCPECAHEWSAHTSTEVIAEDSGPRVFKDANGNILQDGDTVVVIKDLKIKGSSSVVKVGTKVKNIRLQEGGDGHDISCKIDGFGAMNLKSEFVKKA; encoded by the coding sequence ATGAGTATTGAAAGCAAGTGTCCTCAATGTGGTTCTGAAAATATTTACGAAGATGGTAATTTATGGGTTTGCCCTGAGTGCGCGCACGAATGGAGTGCTCACACTTCTACAGAAGTTATTGCGGAGGACAGTGGTCCTCGCGTTTTCAAAGACGCCAACGGCAATATCTTGCAAGATGGCGATACAGTCGTTGTTATTAAGGATTTGAAAATTAAAGGCTCTTCATCAGTTGTGAAGGTCGGCACCAAAGTTAAAAACATTCGTTTGCAGGAAGGCGGCGACGGTCACGACATCTCCTGCAAGATCGATGGCTTCGGGGCAATGAACTTAAAATCAGAATTCGTTAAAAAAGCTTAG